The DNA region TCTGCTCCGGGTGACCCTGGGCGGGGCGGGTACGGAGGGGTTCCAGGCACACTCGCCGGACGAACACGTGAAACTGCTCTTCCCGGACCCGGACGGCTCGCTGCGGCTGCCCGAGCAGAACGGGACGATGCTGAGCTGGCCGCGACCGGCACCCGTCTCACGGCAGTACACGGTGCGCCGCTACGACCCGGCCACGGGCGAGATCGACATCGACATAGCCCTGCACGACGGCGGCCTCGCGTCGGACTGGGGACACGGGGTCCGGCCGGGTGCCGTCATGCACCTCGCGGGGCCGCCCGGCGGGCTGATCGTCCCGCACACCTACGACCGCTACCTGCTCGCCGGTGACATCACGGCTCTGCCGGCGATCGCGCGCTGGCTGGAGGAGCTGCCGAGGAGCGCCAAGGGCTGGGCGTTCATCGAAGTCACCGACCCCGCACAGCAGATCGAGCTGTCCGCGCCCGAGGGCGTCGAGGTGTGCTGGCTGCACCGCGGGGACCTGCCGCCGGGAGCCGGTGACGCGCTGGCCCGGGCCGTGACCGCGGTGACCGTGCCCGAGGGCGAGCGGGTGTACGTGTGGGTCGCGGGTGAGGCGGGGCAGATCAAGCCGCTGCGCCGCTGGGCCCGCGACGAACTGCGGCTGGAGAAGTCCGACCACGACATCACCGGTTACTGGAAGCGCGGCGTCTCCGACTTCGACGCGGACGACCACTGACGTCGGCCGGGGCGGCGAAGAGGCGCGGAACCGGTCCCGTCGCACCCTGCCCACACCCCGTCAAGTAAGGTTAGCCTTACCTAAAAAGCAAGGAGCAATCGTATGTCCATACGCAGATCCTGCGCCCTGGCCGGCGCCGTGTCCGTGGCCCTGGTCCTGGCCGGATGCGGGTCCTCGTCCCAGGGTGGATCGGACGCCTCGGAGAAGGGCACGACGCGAGTGTTCGCCGCGGACAACGGGAAGATCACCATCCCGGCCGATCCTCAGCGCGTGGTGGCCACCGGCTACGCCGTGCCCGCCCTGATCGAAGCCGGCGCGCCGCTGGTCGGGATCTCGTCCTGGCAGCGCGGCGAGCCGATGATGAGCAAGGAGGACCTGGCCACCTACAAGAAGCTCACCAAGGTGGCGGGCGAGCAGGCGGCCGAGACCAACTACGAGGCCGTCGCCGAGGCCGAGCCCGACCTGATCGTCATCGGTGTGCCCGCCCCCGTGCTCGGCGACATCGACGTCAAGCGGCTGGAGTCGATCGCTCCGGTCGTGGCCATCGGCCCGACCGTGCCGTCCGCCTGGCGCGACCTGTCCCGTAAGCAGGCCGACGCCGCGGGAGCCCTCGAGAAGTTCGACGCCGGTCAGAAGGCGTACGAGGCCAAGGCCGCCGGGCTGGCGGCGAAGTACAAGGACGTGCTGCCCCAGCTCGAGCTGGCACACGTCGGTGCCTACGGCGAGGTCGCCAAGGGCACCTTCCAGCGGGAGTTCAACGGTTCCTGGGGGACCAACATCGCCGAGGACCTCGGCGCCACGTACTACGGCGAGGTCAAGGAGCCGGGTCCGGGCTCGCGCGCGGTCAGCGAGTACCCGTCCATCGAGGAAGTCCCTGCCGCCTTCGGTGAGGCCGACGCCCTGACGTACTCGGTCAACGCCGACGGCAGCGTCCCCGAGGCGGTGCGCTACGTCCTCGACTCGAAGCTGTGGAAGAACCTGCCCGCCGTCAAGGCCGGGAAGACCTTCCCGCTCCGTTACACCGAGGCCGCGACCTACGGCCAGGCCATGAACACCCTGGACGCGATCGACACGTCGCTCGCTCCGCTGCTGAAGCGGTGACCGTCGCGGGTCACGCGTCGGGACCGGGGGGAGGCAGACGAGCGGCCGCCGGACAGATCGGCCTGCTCGTCGGGGGGTTGGTGCTGCTGGCGTCGGTGGCCGTGCTCAGCATGGGCGTCGGCGCCCGCCACGTCCCCCCGGGCGAGGTCGTGCGCGCGTTGCTGGACTACCAGGGCACCGACGACCACGTGATCGTGCGTGACGTCCGGGGGCCCCGCTCGCTGCTGGCAGTCGCGGTGGGCGCCGCCCTCGCGGTGTCGGGTGCGCTGATCCAGACCCTGGCCCGCAACCCGCTGGCCGAACCCGGCATCCTCGGGGTCACCGCGGGCGCCGGGTTCGCCATCACCGTCGGCTCGGCGTTCGGGCTCGTCGCCGGGCAGGCGGGCCAACTCGGCTTCGCCGTCGTCGGATCCGTACTCGCGGCGCTGCTGGTGGCCGCCGTCGGACGGCGTTCGCCGCTGCGCCTGGTGCTCACCGGAGTCGCCCTGACCGCCGTCCTGAGCGGTGTGACGCTGGGCATGCGGCTGATGCTCCCGGACGTCTTCGACGTCTACCGGTTCTGGTCGGTCGGATCGCTGGCAGCCCGCGAACAGGCACCGCTGGCACTGCCGTTGACCGCGATCGTGGTGTGCCTGTTCGGGGCGCTGCTGCTGAGCAGGGCGCTCAACGCGCTGACGCTGGGCGAGACCGTGGCGCACACCCTGGGCGCGGGAGTCGGCCGGGTACGGACCGCCGCGCTGGTGCTGATCACCGTGCTCTGCGCGGCGGCGACGGCGGTGGCCGGGCCGATCCTCTTCGTCGGACTGATCGTGCCCCACCTGGTACGCAGACCGGCGGCGGGCTCGGTGCCCTGGCTGATCCTCTACACGATGGTGCTGGGGCCTGTGCTGCTCCTGATCGCCGACATCGGGTCACGGGTGCTGCTGCCCAGCGGCGAGGTCCCGGTGGGCATCGTGACCGCGTTCCTCGGCGGCCCCGTGCTGATCTGGGCGGTTCGCCGCTACGGGGCGGGAACACTGTGAACGTACTCGGACTGAAGACCGAACGCCGTACTGCGGTCCTGGTCACGGTCATGGTCGTCCTGATGCCGGCCCTGGGCCTGGTCGGGCTCTGCTACGGGGCCTCCTGGGCCTCCCCGGGCAAGGTGTTCGCCGTCCTGACCGGCACGGAGAACTCCGTGGTGATCCGGGACTGGCGGCTGCCTCGCGTGCTGGCCGGCCTCGTCTTCGGCGCCGCGCTCGGGGTGTCCGGGGCGATCTTCCAGAACCTCACCCGCAACCCGATGGGCAGCCCGGACATCATCGGCCTCGACGCGGGCGCCTACACCGGTGCGCTGGTCGCCCTCACCGTGCTGTCGGGCACGTCCGTGCAACTGGCCGCCGGCTCGGTGCTCGGCGGGCTGCTCGTCGCTGCCGCGATCTACCTGCTGGCCTACGAACGGGGCTTCTCCGGACTGCGGTTGGTCGTGATCGGGATCGCGGTCAACGCGATGGTGACCGCGATCAACTCGTGGATCGTGCTCCGTGCCGAGCTGGAGGTGGCGATCGCCGCCGTCGGCTGGAACGCGGGCTCACTCAACGGCGTGGGCTGGGAGGACGTGGGGCTTCCCTTCGCGGTGATCGCCCTGCTGCTGATCCTGATGACCACGCGGGCGCACGCCATGCACCAGGCCTCGCTCGGCGACGCGGTCGCCACGACCACCGGGGTCGGGCTCAACCGGCTGCGGCTGCTGATGGTGCTGGTCGGAGTCGGCTGCACGGCCACGGTGACCGCGGTGGCCGGACCGATCGCGTTCATCGCCCTGGCGGCCCCGCAGATCGGCCGCAGGCTCGCCGGCGCGCCCGGTGTGCCGCTGCTCCCGGCCGCGCTGACCGGGGCGGTTCTGCTCCAAGGCGCCGATCTGCTCGCCCAGATGCTGCTGGCGCCCGTCGCGCTGCCCGTGGGAGTGGTGAGTACCGCGATCGGCGGCTGCTATCTGATCTGGCTGCTGACCAAGGAGGTGCGGCGCGCGTGAGAGCACGCCTGAACGCACGGGACATCACCCTGCGCTACGGAGACCGGGTCGTGTCCACACGGCTGAGCCTCGACATCCCCGACGGCTCGTTCACCGCCGTCGTGGGGCCCAACGCCTGTGGGAAGTCAACTCTGTTGCGCGCGCTGGTCCGGCTGCTGCGCCCCGAGAACGGGCAGGTGGAGCTCGACGGCCGTGAGGTCGGCGACTACGCGCCCAAGGCACTGGCCAGACAACTCGGCTTCCTGCCGCAGGATCCACTGGCCCCCGACGACATCAAGGTCCGTCAGCTCGTGAGCCGGGGACGGTTCCCGCACCAGTCGCTGCTGGCGCTGTGGTCGGCGCAGGACGAGGAGGCCGTCACCGAGGCGATGTCCGCCGCCGGTGTCGCGGACCTCGCCGGCCGGCCGGTGCAGGAGCTGTCCGGCGGGCAGCGGCAACGGGTGTGGACGGCCATGGTGCTGGCCCAGCGGACGTCGTACCTGCTGCTCGACGAACCGACGTCGTTCCTCGACATCACCCACCAGTACCAGTTGCTCGGACTGCTGGCCAGGCTGCGGGACGAGGGCCGCACGGTGATCGCCGTCCTGCACGACATCAACCAGGCGTGCCGGTTCGCCGACCACCTGGTCGCCATGAGGGACGGCAGGGTGGTCGCCGAGGGGGTACCGGGGGACGTCGTGGACGCCGCGCTGATCAAGGACGTCTTCGACCTGCCGAGCATCATCGTCCCCGACCCGGTGACCGGCACGCCGATGGTCGTACCCACACTGCACGCCGAGTAGACGGCGCCATACGGGCCGGTCCGCCTCAGGACCGACAGGACCGGCTCACAGGGCGACGACGGTCGCTTCGGTCGCCTTGACGCTGGTCCAGACGGGAGTCCCTTCGGCCAGGCCCAGTTCGGCGACGGCCTGCGGAGTGACCTCCGCGACGAGGTCCGGCACCTGGTCCGAGGTGATCAGGAGACGCAGTCGGCTTCCGCTGGTGGTGATCTCCCGTACGGTGCCCGGCCAGACGTTGCGGGGGCTGCCGGAGGGCCTGTACCGGTGCACGGAGACGGCCTCCGGAGCGATGATCGCGAGCGAGTCCGTGCCGGACGGGAGACGGTCCGCCGCGACGAGGGTGCCGCCGCCCGTGAGCTGGACACCCTCGTCGGTGGCGGTGCCCGGCCAGGCGTTGCGGCCGAGCATACGGGCGACCCAGGGCGAGCGGGGATGACGGGTGACCTCGGTGGGCGGGGCGTCCTGAAGTGCCCGTCCGTCGTCGAGGACGAGGACCCGGTCGGCGAGTGCGACGGCTTCGACGGGATCGTGAGTGACGATCAGGCACACGCCGCCGAAGCCGTCGAGATGGCGGCGAAGGGTGTGCCGCACGTGGGCGCGGGTGGTCTGGTCGAGGGCGGCGAGCGGTTCGTCGAGCAGGAGCAGCCGCGGACGGGCGCCCAGCGCCCGGGCGAGGGCCACACGCTGCGCCTGGCCTCCGGAGATCTCAGCCGGTCTGCGGTGCGCGAGGTGTCCCACGCCGAGGCGGTCCAGCCACTCCTGGGCGCTGCGGCGTGCTTCGGCGCGCGGGACACCGTGGGCGCGCAGCCCGTACGCCGTGTTGGCCAGGGCGTTCATATGGGGAAAGAGGGCGCCGTCCTGCGGGACCCAGGCCACGCCTCTGCGGTGCGCGGGGAACGCGGTGACGTCGGTGTCGCCCAGCCGGAGTTCGGCGTGGGCGCGCGGGGTGAGCCCGAGCAGCGCGCGCAGCAGGGTGGTCTTGCCCGCGCCGTTGGGCCCGACGACCGCGATGGTGGTTCCGGCGTCCGCGTCGAGGGTGAGGTCGTTGAACCCGGTGACGGTGGCGTGGAGCGGCCAGCTCTCCCCGGTGCCGTCGGAGCCGGACGTCTCAGCCGGGACGGGGTGTTCGCCCGGTCGCGGGGCGGGCCCGGAATCGTCCGCCGGAGTCCGCCGCTGTGCGGGCGCGATGCTCGGGGTACCGGTCCAGCGTCCCCGCAGCGCGATCAGTACGGCCATGGCGATGGCCAGCAGGAGCAGGGACACCGAGGTGGCGGCTTCCGGACTGTCCTGGAGGAGCAGGTAGACCTGGAGCGGGAGGGTCTGCGTGGTCCCGGGGAGGTTCCCGGCGAAGGTGATGGTCGCGCCGAACTCTCCCAGGGCCCGTGCCCAGGTCAGCGCGGCGCCGGCGGCGAGGCCGGGGGCGACCATGGGCAGGGTGACGGTGAAGAACACCCGTGTCGGTGAGGCCCCCAGGGAGGCCGCGGTCTCCTCGTAGCGGGGGCGCAGTCCCCCCAGCGCTCCCTCGAGGCTGATGATCAGGAACGGCATCGCGACGAAGGTCGCGGCCAGGACCGCGCCGGAGGTGTGGAAGGGCAGCGTCAGCCCGAAGCTGTCCTCCAGCCACGGGCCCAGCAGCCCGCGACGGCCGAAGGCCAGGAGGAGGGCGACGCCGCCGACGGTCGGCGGCAGCACCATCGGCAGGAGCACGAGGGTGCGGACGAACGCCTTGCCGGGGAAGTCGACGCGGGCCAGCAGCCAGGCCAGGGGGACGCCGAGGACGACGGAGAGGCCCAGGGCCCAGCCGGACACGACCAGGGAGAGCTTCAGCGCCTCCGTCGTCTCGGAACCGGTCAGATGAGTGCCCAGATCGCGCCAGGAGGTGCGGGCGAGGATCCCGAGCAGCGGGAGCAGCAGGAAGGCGATGGCCAGCAGCGCGGGGACCGCCAGGGCGATCGGCGCGCGCGGGCCGGCGGCGCGGCTGCGGAGGCGTCTCAACGGGGGTTCCCTGCTGCTGGAAGTGGTGTGCGGGCGCGCCGACGAGCGGGCCGCCCACGCGGTATGACGGCCCGTTACGGCTGCTGGAAGCCTGCGTCGGCGAGGAACTTCTGGGCCTCGGGACTCGACAGCCAGGCCACGAAGGCGGCCGCCGCCTCGCTGTTCTTCGAGGTCTTCAGGGTCGCCGCCGGATACGAGGCGACGGCGTTCTGCGCGTCCGGGATGTCGATGGCTTCGACCTTGTCGGTGGCCGTGGCCGCGTCCGTCTTGTACACAAGACCTGCGTCGGCCTCACCGAGTTCGACCTTGCTGAGGACGGCGCGGACGTTGGGCTCCTGGGAGACCGGCTTCACCTCGATCTTCTGCGCGTCCAGGATCTGCTGCCCGTAGCGCCCGACCGGGACCTCGGGTGCCGCGAGGACGACCTTCAGCCGGGCATCGGCGAGGTCCTTGAGGCTCTCGACCTTCTCGGGGTTGCCCTTGGCCGTGGCGATGACCAGGCGGTTCTTCGCGATGACGGTGGGCGTCCCGGTGTCGGACGCCAGGCCGTCCATCGTCTTGGTGTCCGCCGTGACCAGAGCGTCCGCGGGCGCGCCCTGCTTGACCTGGGCGGCCAGTTCCTGAGAGCCGGCGAACGAGAACGTCACCTTGGTTCCGGTGTGTTCCTTCTCGTACGCGGCGCCGGCCGTCTTGAACACGTCGGTGAGCGAGGCCGCCGCCAGAACCGTCAGGTCGGCCTTCGGCGCGCCCGAGCCGGAGGCCGTGGCGCCCGCGCCCGAGTCCTTCTCGTCGTCGCTGCCGCAGGCGGCCAGCGGGACGAGGAGGGCCGCCGTGAGCATCGTGGCCGCGGTCCGGCGTCTGGTGGAGGTGAAGGACATGAGGGTGGGAACTCCTTGGTGACACGGCCGGCTGGTGCCGCCCGAGCGGATGGTGTGAGCCGCGCCGGGGACGGGCGACGCCGCTGGGGGAGTGCTGGATCAGGTGCGGTCGATGTGCACGCTGGTCGACTTCACACGGGCGGTGGCCTCCATGCCGACCTCGAGTCCCAGCTCCTCGACCGCTTCCCGGGTCAGGAGCGAGACGAGGCGGTGCGGGCCGGCCTGGATCTCGACCTGGGCGGCGACGTCGCCGAGTTTGACCGCGGTGACGATGCCCGGGAACGCGTTGCGGGCCGAGGTGTAGGAAGGGTCGTCCTCGCCGGGGCCGTTCTGGGCAACCTCGACGGAGAACGCGGCCAGGTCCCGGCCGTCGATGAGACGGCGACCGCTCTCCTCGCGGTGGGTGGCGACGCGTCCGGCGTCCGCCCAGCGGCGGACCGTGTCCGGGCTGACTCCGAGCAGACGAGCGGCCTGCCCGATGGTGTAGGACTGCATGTGCGACACGATAGAGGGCTGTTGCTCGCATATGCAAGGCTTTATGTGATGCTCCATGGTATATGCGCCGAGCCTTGGAGTGTGGTCCGAAGTCGCGGGCGAGAAGCGGCTCCTTCCCGGCCGAAGCGGCGGCCCGGTCGTCGTCTCCGCCACGCCGGCGGCCTCAGGCGCCCTCCCGCTCGTCCCAGGGGTTTCCCGCTGAGAGGTGCTGCCACAGGAAGGTGTACGCCAGGGCGTTGTTGTGGGCGGACCGCTCGTTGTCGCCGGCGCCCGCGTGGCCGCCGCCGGTGCTCTCGTGGAACAGCACCCGATGGCCCAGCTCACGCAGTCGCGCAGCCGTCTTGCGGGCGTGTCCGGGGTGGACCCGGTCGTCGCGGGTGGAGGTCGTCAGCAGGACCGGAGGACAGGCGCGGTCCGCCGAGAGCCGGTGGTAGGGGGAGAGCTCCCGGAGGTGGGGCAGGTCGGCCGCGTCGTCCGGGTCGCCGTACTCGGCGGTCCAGGACGCGCCGGCGAGGAGCTCATGGAAGCGCAGCATGTCCAGCAGCGGTACATGGGCGACCAGCGCACCGAACAGCCGCGGGTAGCGGGTGAGCATCGCCCCCATGAGGAGGCCGCCGTTGCTGCCTCCTTCGGCACCCAGCATGGCCGGGGTGGTGACGCCCCGTGTGACGAGGTCGGCGGCGACGGCCGCGAAGTCCTCGTAGGAGCGCGGCCGTCGGGAGCCGAGTGCGGCCTGGTGCCACGCCGGTCCGTACTCGCCGCCGCCCCGGATGTTGGCGATGACGTAGGTGCCGCCGCGCTCCAGCCAGGCCCGGCCGGTCACCGCGTCGTAGAAGGGGGTGAGGGAGACCTCG from Streptomyces sp. NBC_01754 includes:
- a CDS encoding siderophore-interacting protein; protein product: MSRVDHRGRHLDRIAEVRAGLHGEKVGYPITVRRTEVVRTAMVGAGLLRVTLGGAGTEGFQAHSPDEHVKLLFPDPDGSLRLPEQNGTMLSWPRPAPVSRQYTVRRYDPATGEIDIDIALHDGGLASDWGHGVRPGAVMHLAGPPGGLIVPHTYDRYLLAGDITALPAIARWLEELPRSAKGWAFIEVTDPAQQIELSAPEGVEVCWLHRGDLPPGAGDALARAVTAVTVPEGERVYVWVAGEAGQIKPLRRWARDELRLEKSDHDITGYWKRGVSDFDADDH
- a CDS encoding ABC transporter substrate-binding protein, encoding MSIRRSCALAGAVSVALVLAGCGSSSQGGSDASEKGTTRVFAADNGKITIPADPQRVVATGYAVPALIEAGAPLVGISSWQRGEPMMSKEDLATYKKLTKVAGEQAAETNYEAVAEAEPDLIVIGVPAPVLGDIDVKRLESIAPVVAIGPTVPSAWRDLSRKQADAAGALEKFDAGQKAYEAKAAGLAAKYKDVLPQLELAHVGAYGEVAKGTFQREFNGSWGTNIAEDLGATYYGEVKEPGPGSRAVSEYPSIEEVPAAFGEADALTYSVNADGSVPEAVRYVLDSKLWKNLPAVKAGKTFPLRYTEAATYGQAMNTLDAIDTSLAPLLKR
- a CDS encoding FecCD family ABC transporter permease, which codes for MTVAGHASGPGGGRRAAAGQIGLLVGGLVLLASVAVLSMGVGARHVPPGEVVRALLDYQGTDDHVIVRDVRGPRSLLAVAVGAALAVSGALIQTLARNPLAEPGILGVTAGAGFAITVGSAFGLVAGQAGQLGFAVVGSVLAALLVAAVGRRSPLRLVLTGVALTAVLSGVTLGMRLMLPDVFDVYRFWSVGSLAAREQAPLALPLTAIVVCLFGALLLSRALNALTLGETVAHTLGAGVGRVRTAALVLITVLCAAATAVAGPILFVGLIVPHLVRRPAAGSVPWLILYTMVLGPVLLLIADIGSRVLLPSGEVPVGIVTAFLGGPVLIWAVRRYGAGTL
- a CDS encoding FecCD family ABC transporter permease, whose translation is MNVLGLKTERRTAVLVTVMVVLMPALGLVGLCYGASWASPGKVFAVLTGTENSVVIRDWRLPRVLAGLVFGAALGVSGAIFQNLTRNPMGSPDIIGLDAGAYTGALVALTVLSGTSVQLAAGSVLGGLLVAAAIYLLAYERGFSGLRLVVIGIAVNAMVTAINSWIVLRAELEVAIAAVGWNAGSLNGVGWEDVGLPFAVIALLLILMTTRAHAMHQASLGDAVATTTGVGLNRLRLLMVLVGVGCTATVTAVAGPIAFIALAAPQIGRRLAGAPGVPLLPAALTGAVLLQGADLLAQMLLAPVALPVGVVSTAIGGCYLIWLLTKEVRRA
- a CDS encoding ABC transporter ATP-binding protein, coding for MRARLNARDITLRYGDRVVSTRLSLDIPDGSFTAVVGPNACGKSTLLRALVRLLRPENGQVELDGREVGDYAPKALARQLGFLPQDPLAPDDIKVRQLVSRGRFPHQSLLALWSAQDEEAVTEAMSAAGVADLAGRPVQELSGGQRQRVWTAMVLAQRTSYLLLDEPTSFLDITHQYQLLGLLARLRDEGRTVIAVLHDINQACRFADHLVAMRDGRVVAEGVPGDVVDAALIKDVFDLPSIIVPDPVTGTPMVVPTLHAE
- a CDS encoding ABC transporter permease yields the protein MRRLRSRAAGPRAPIALAVPALLAIAFLLLPLLGILARTSWRDLGTHLTGSETTEALKLSLVVSGWALGLSVVLGVPLAWLLARVDFPGKAFVRTLVLLPMVLPPTVGGVALLLAFGRRGLLGPWLEDSFGLTLPFHTSGAVLAATFVAMPFLIISLEGALGGLRPRYEETAASLGASPTRVFFTVTLPMVAPGLAAGAALTWARALGEFGATITFAGNLPGTTQTLPLQVYLLLQDSPEAATSVSLLLLAIAMAVLIALRGRWTGTPSIAPAQRRTPADDSGPAPRPGEHPVPAETSGSDGTGESWPLHATVTGFNDLTLDADAGTTIAVVGPNGAGKTTLLRALLGLTPRAHAELRLGDTDVTAFPAHRRGVAWVPQDGALFPHMNALANTAYGLRAHGVPRAEARRSAQEWLDRLGVGHLAHRRPAEISGGQAQRVALARALGARPRLLLLDEPLAALDQTTRAHVRHTLRRHLDGFGGVCLIVTHDPVEAVALADRVLVLDDGRALQDAPPTEVTRHPRSPWVARMLGRNAWPGTATDEGVQLTGGGTLVAADRLPSGTDSLAIIAPEAVSVHRYRPSGSPRNVWPGTVREITTSGSRLRLLITSDQVPDLVAEVTPQAVAELGLAEGTPVWTSVKATEATVVAL
- the modA gene encoding molybdate ABC transporter substrate-binding protein — its product is MSFTSTRRRTAATMLTAALLVPLAACGSDDEKDSGAGATASGSGAPKADLTVLAAASLTDVFKTAGAAYEKEHTGTKVTFSFAGSQELAAQVKQGAPADALVTADTKTMDGLASDTGTPTVIAKNRLVIATAKGNPEKVESLKDLADARLKVVLAAPEVPVGRYGQQILDAQKIEVKPVSQEPNVRAVLSKVELGEADAGLVYKTDAATATDKVEAIDIPDAQNAVASYPAATLKTSKNSEAAAAFVAWLSSPEAQKFLADAGFQQP
- a CDS encoding TOBE domain-containing protein, giving the protein MQSYTIGQAARLLGVSPDTVRRWADAGRVATHREESGRRLIDGRDLAAFSVEVAQNGPGEDDPSYTSARNAFPGIVTAVKLGDVAAQVEIQAGPHRLVSLLTREAVEELGLEVGMEATARVKSTSVHIDRT